The DNA segment AGGTATTGCAATAAAACAAATTTTCGGACCGAATGCACAGGCTGTATCTGGTTTAGCATTTCATTCCAGACGAGTCGTTTTTTCCTCGATTTTCTTTAGTGTGAAGGGAGAGAATGAAGACGGACATCAATATATTGAGGAAGCAATTCAAAACGGGGCTTCTGCAATTGTTGGTGAAGATAGTGTTCAGTTTTCAAGGCTAAGCGAACGTTATAGGTCTTGTTCATTTGTGGTTGTCGAAGATGTAAGGGCTGCGATGGCTTACATTTCTAAATACTTTTTCAACCACGCTGATGAAAAAATTAAAACCATTGGAGTAACGGGGACCAATGGTAAGACAACCGTTGCCGCCTATGTGCGTTCTTTGCTGAACCTGCTAGGGACTCGAAGTGGGTCAATTGGAACGACAGGCATATGGTCTTCTAAAGAAAAACTCAAATATGTAAAGAGCACCCCCACCACCCCTGAAGCCATTGACCTCCATCGAGTTTTTCATGATCTAAAAAAAGCGGGTGATGAAGCAGCTGCAATGGAAGTTTCCTCCATTGCTTTGGATCAAAAACGAGTGGACGGAATGGTGTTTGATATAGGCATTCACACAAACTTTTCAGAAGAACACCTTGAATATCACAAAACGATTGATCACTATAAAGCATGTAAACTGAAGTTATTTGAACAATCGAGACAAGGCGTTATCAATCTGGATGATGATGGGATGGGCATGGACCTTTTCAATTGTTTTAAAGGACCAAAACTTACCTATAGCTTATCTCCATCAAGTGAAGCTGATCTGATCGGCACGGGTATTGAAGTAATGGACTCGGGGTCGATGTTCACGATTCACTACAAGAGCAAAAGTATCCGTGTATTCACACCGGTGTTCGGAGCATATAATGTAGCTAATGTGCTGTCAGCCATAGCCACAGCTTTAATGTTCGGTTACACAATAGATGCGATCGCTTCTGTATTAGCAAAGCTGGAAAGCCCAGAAGGACGTTTCCAGGTTATACAAGCCCCAAATGATTCGAAAGTTATTATCGACTACGCCCATACACCCGTTGCACTAACGAATCTTGTTGACGAGGTGAAGAAAATACAACATCGACGCCTGATTGTCATGATCGCAGGTATTGGAATACGAGATTTTAATAAAATGCCAAAGATGGCGGCGACAATTGAAGGGAAAGCGGATGAAGTCATCGTCACCGTCGATCACCCAGGCTACCATGATCCACAAATCATCATTAATCAGGTCATGAAGGGATTTAATGAACCTAAAGCAAGCAATATTCATTCCGCCTTAACTCGGAGGGAAGGAGTCAGACGTTCCCTTGGTCTTGGAAGAACTGGCGATATTGTTGTGTTAACAAGTGGGTGCATTAATAATGCGCAAATTGTAAAGGGGGAGCAAATCCCTCATTCGGATGAAGCCATTATTCGAGAGCATTTTTTTCAGTCCCAATAGATTACAGGAAGACCAGAAGTCTTGCTGCTTCTGGTCTTAGTTACGGAAGAAACGGTCTACTGCGTTTTGATACGTATCGAAAAAGTCTGGAATACAATTGCTGGCGACCCCTGAGGTCATATTGGCCGCAATCGATTGATTGTACCAGCTCTGCTGTTCAAATCCGGCGTTGAAGTGCTCCCACAATGCATCACCATCACGCTCAAAATCCTTTTCGAGCGAAAGCAAGTTATCCAATTTGTCAGCAATAATTAAACTTTTCACTTCTAAATTCCCCGTTCGAATTGTGTCAATCGTATGCTGCTTGCGTTCCTGCCATGATTTCGATTTATCTTCCGTATGGGCTGCCACGAGATCACGCACTTCTCGATTAAATTCACGTTCGATATCTTTAAGCTCATAAGCCGTATCCTCAACTACATCGTGCAAGTAGCCGGCACAAATAACCGCAGCATCACAGCCTGCCGTTTTTAACGTATGAGCCACGCGGGCAGGGTGAACAATATAATCAACATCTGAATTTTTCCGCTTCTGCCCTTGATGGGCTTTTGTAGCAAAAGCTTTCGCCTTTTCGATCATCAACAACACTCCTTCTTAAGCGTAAAAGTTGTCTGGATATGTGTTTTGCGGCTACCATAGGGATAGGTGAAATACGTACGAAGCAGAGGAGTCATAAACAATGAAAATCAATCACATGGACGATCAACCGATCATTCTAGTCGCAGGAAAGTTCGACGGTCTTCATCGAGGGCACCAACAGCTTATTCAACAAGCTAAATCCTATGTTACCCCAGACGACCAACTGGCCATATGGGATCTGGCAGATGAACAACCAGTCATTACCTCCCTTGATGATAAACTGCATATTCTGGAAGGGTTCGGGACAGACCGATATTATGATAGTAATGTACAGCTGCAAAAATTACATTGTAAGCGAATCGTCATCGAAGAAGATATGGAACAAGAGTTAGCTAACCATTGCAATCCACATGACCTCCCTGTTACCATTTTACCGCACACCACCCTAAATCATGAAAGGATTCATGCTGCGAGCATTCAGTCTTTTGTCGAAAAAGGAAAAATGGAAGCCGCTCAAGCGCTTATAGGGCGGCCATTCCAAACGACAGGAACCGTCGTCCGTGGGGATGCGCTTGGGCGCCAACTTGGCTTTCCAACCCTTAACCTTGGTGGTATAGAAGAATATGTCGAGCCAAAGCCGGGTGTTTATCTGGGTGTTGTAGAAGTTCACAGTGAGACATCGGCCTATTATTACACATTGATTAGTGCCGGGTACCGTCCAACCGTGAATGGTCAGACATTTAAAGTAGAAGCTTATTTAATGAACTTTTCAGGTGATTTATATGGGGAGAAGGTGACTGTCAGTTACTTGCGCCATATGCGCGATGAAGAGAATTTTGACGGGGTCGATGTCCTCGTCGAACAAATGAAGCAAGATGAACAGAAGGCGCGAGCCATTTTAGGAATGCCGTTCATTTAACTATAAAGGAGTAATCATCATGGGGTAGTCGTAGTTGAAATTTGTGATGGAAACTTGATTAACGAACTCGACGTCGAAACCATTATAGAATCAGAATATCCGGATGTCGCTGTGCTGATGAATGAATGTTTATCATTCTGCGGGCTGTGTGCCATTAAACCTTATGCGATTGTCAATGGGGCTCGTATTTTTGGTAAAACATCTGAAGAGGCTTTAGATAAAATCAGGAAGAAAATCGAAGAGGAGTTAGCGCTTTTTGCTGAGTAGAGGTCGTGAGGGATGAATTCCTCCGTTATTGTAACAGTGAGTAGGCTTTAAAAAGCTGATCCCCATAACATGGCGGATCAGTTTTTTTATATTAGGAACTTTTTTTAGCTTCTTCGGGCTTTTGTTCGGTGGATTGGTTCGATAACCGCAATGGAATTTCTCTTAGAAACAAAATAAGAATAAAGGCCGTTCCTAACACGACCGTTCCAAATAGAAACGATCCGCTTAAGGCTGTACTCAAGACTCCTCTCATAGCTTCGATCAATTGATTAAACACGGGCACTACTTGTTCGGGGACACCTTGCCTAATTTGACCAATGATATCGGGATCCATCAGTACTTGTGGGTCTTCTAAAGCTGAAACACCATCAAGATTACCCAAGCTGTCATCTGACTGTGCAGCCATTTCGCTCATTTTATCAGACATGATCATATTCATGATTGATCCCATGATGGATACACCAATTGTACCACCGGCTTGCCTGAAAAATTGTGATGCTGATGTGGCCACCCCGAGGTACTTATGATCAACTGCATTTTGGACGGTTAATGTTAAAACGGGAAAGGTGAGCCCTAACCCGAGGCCGACAAGAATTAGGTTACGAACAGCT comes from the Halobacillus shinanisalinarum genome and includes:
- a CDS encoding UDP-N-acetylmuramoyl-L-alanyl-D-glutamate--2,6-diaminopimelate ligase, with translation MRMINFDQIKGIAIKQIFGPNAQAVSGLAFHSRRVVFSSIFFSVKGENEDGHQYIEEAIQNGASAIVGEDSVQFSRLSERYRSCSFVVVEDVRAAMAYISKYFFNHADEKIKTIGVTGTNGKTTVAAYVRSLLNLLGTRSGSIGTTGIWSSKEKLKYVKSTPTTPEAIDLHRVFHDLKKAGDEAAAMEVSSIALDQKRVDGMVFDIGIHTNFSEEHLEYHKTIDHYKACKLKLFEQSRQGVINLDDDGMGMDLFNCFKGPKLTYSLSPSSEADLIGTGIEVMDSGSMFTIHYKSKSIRVFTPVFGAYNVANVLSAIATALMFGYTIDAIASVLAKLESPEGRFQVIQAPNDSKVIIDYAHTPVALTNLVDEVKKIQHRRLIVMIAGIGIRDFNKMPKMAATIEGKADEVIVTVDHPGYHDPQIIINQVMKGFNEPKASNIHSALTRREGVRRSLGLGRTGDIVVLTSGCINNAQIVKGEQIPHSDEAIIREHFFQSQ
- a CDS encoding HD domain-containing protein, with amino-acid sequence MIEKAKAFATKAHQGQKRKNSDVDYIVHPARVAHTLKTAGCDAAVICAGYLHDVVEDTAYELKDIEREFNREVRDLVAAHTEDKSKSWQERKQHTIDTIRTGNLEVKSLIIADKLDNLLSLEKDFERDGDALWEHFNAGFEQQSWYNQSIAANMTSGVASNCIPDFFDTYQNAVDRFFRN
- a CDS encoding riboflavin kinase, which translates into the protein MKINHMDDQPIILVAGKFDGLHRGHQQLIQQAKSYVTPDDQLAIWDLADEQPVITSLDDKLHILEGFGTDRYYDSNVQLQKLHCKRIVIEEDMEQELANHCNPHDLPVTILPHTTLNHERIHAASIQSFVEKGKMEAAQALIGRPFQTTGTVVRGDALGRQLGFPTLNLGGIEEYVEPKPGVYLGVVEVHSETSAYYYTLISAGYRPTVNGQTFKVEAYLMNFSGDLYGEKVTVSYLRHMRDEENFDGVDVLVEQMKQDEQKARAILGMPFI
- a CDS encoding DUF1450 domain-containing protein encodes the protein MCDGNLINELDVETIIESEYPDVAVLMNECLSFCGLCAIKPYAIVNGARIFGKTSEEALDKIRKKIEEELALFAE